The DNA region ACATGGGCTACATTTTGCTATCTTTTAACAAGATCCCCTTCACTGTATCCAATTTAAACACTGATGTTTTTTTTCATATAAACACGGGTATCATCACGACCAAACTCTATCCACCCCAATTTAAGATAAAATGAAATATTCTCGATCAATAATACATGAGTTGCCAAACGTATTTCCAAATACCCTCTCCGACTTGCTTCTGATTCAGCAAAATCCATAAGCCCTCGTCCTAAACCTCTTCCTTGAAAATCAGGACGTACTGCCACATTTGATATTGTAGTATAGCCATCTTCAAAGGTTAAAATCAAACCACCAACTATCTCTTTGTCCAATTCGGCAACCCAGACAGGAAAAGAGCCTATTTCCTCTGCATAATCAACGTCCATAGGTGGAAGTCGTTTTCCTTTGAGTCTATTCAAGTACTTTGAATAAGCCATATCCATACAATTTTTAAGATTCTTTGCATCACCAATAATAGCTTCTCGTATACTCCATGTTTTTCTGTTCATATTTTTACCTCCATCGTAGTTAATCATTATGCTTATCTTTAACACAATTATTCCTTG from Vallitalea okinawensis includes:
- a CDS encoding GNAT family N-acetyltransferase; protein product: MNRKTWSIREAIIGDAKNLKNCMDMAYSKYLNRLKGKRLPPMDVDYAEEIGSFPVWVAELDKEIVGGLILTFEDGYTTISNVAVRPDFQGRGLGRGLMDFAESEASRRGYLEIRLATHVLLIENISFYLKLGWIEFGRDDTRVYMKKNISV